The following proteins are co-located in the Spea bombifrons isolate aSpeBom1 chromosome 3, aSpeBom1.2.pri, whole genome shotgun sequence genome:
- the LOC128483954 gene encoding homeodomain-interacting protein kinase 4-like, with translation MKNPKSMSDLYNVIDVLGKGSFGEVVKCQKRDSGKQVAIKILKYDCSSNYAIEHEIEMLNALRKVDVEKFNILQFYEHFHDDSKHYMVFELLQKNLFQYQEEIGFAPLPVRHIRTISSQVLIALSKLSELSIIHADLKPENIVLVDQDRYPFRVKVIDFGCSYNSNEVRGMKEPCIQTLFYRAPEILLGLPFSEKVDMWSLGCIMAELHLGAPLYPGRTEYDQVRYICETQGLPKSHLLDTASKAPRFFNRKAGFKWALKTVDEYQMETRVKIAEWRKYIFKSLDHLQFIKYASFVNGNTEMLANYSEQKDMVEIIKCMLTWDSHERINPEAAMNHQFISRQHLRTNYTFTKHYQFVPESLSDSMKKETGQHFDAPPDICDGTNDLAYYDREMELDRNPPFNSQNENTTSYGHHKASLLQNISQFIGQFVNCIKCIFNWRKALPERQRDDEWSLIDEVDNV, from the coding sequence ATGAAGAATCCCAAATCTATGAGCGATTTATACAATGTGATTGATGTACTTGGCAAAGGTTCCTTCGGTGAAGTTGTTAAATGCCAGAAAAGGGATTCTGGCAAGCAGGTGGCTATAAAAATCCTAAAGTATGATTGCTCCAGCAATTATGCCATTGAACATGAGATTGAGATGCTGAATGCTTTAAGGAAAGTGGATGTAGAAAAGTTTAATATCCTGCAATTCTACGAACATTTTCATGATGACAGCAAACATTATATGGTTTTCGAGTTActgcaaaaaaatctatttcagtACCAGGAGGAGATTGGATTTGCTCCACTTCCAGTGAGGCACATAAGGACTATCTCCTCTCAGGTATTAATAGCTCTGTCCAAGTTAAGTGAGCTTTCTATTATTCATGCAGACTTGAAGCCAGAAAATATTGTGCTGGTTGACCAGGACAGATACCCGTTTAGAGTTAAAGTTATTGATTTTGGCTGTTCTTATAACTCTAATGAGGTGAGGGGCATGAAGGAGCCATGTATCCAAACTCTCTTTTACAGAGCCCCTGAGATCCTTCTAGGATTACCTTTCAGTGAAAAGGTGGACATGTGGTCTCTTGGCTGCATTATGGCTGAGCTTCATCTTGGGGCTCCTCTTTACCCAGGACGTACTGAATACGACCAAGTACGCTACATCTGTGAGACCCAAGGTTTACCAAAAAGCCATTTGCTTGACACAGCCAGTAAGGCACCCCGTTTCTTCAATAGAAAAGCAGGATTCAAATGGGCGCTTAAAACTGTGGATGAGTACCAAATGGAGACCAGGGTGAAGATAGCAGAATGGAGGAAATATATCTTCAAATCCTTGGATCATCTTCAATTCATAAAGTATGCCAGCTTTGTTAATGGAAACACAGAAATGCTGGCTAACTATAGCGAACAAAAAGATATGGTGGAAATCATCAAGTGCATGCTGACGTGGGATTCCCATGAAAGAATCAATCCAGAAGCAGCCATGAACCATCAATTTATCAGCCGACAGCATCTAAGAACAAACTATACATTCACCAAACACTACCAGTTTGTTCCGGAAAGCTTAAGTGACTCTATGAAGAAAGAGACGGGCCAGCATTTTGATGCACCACCTGACATTTGTGATGGCACTAATGATCTTGCCTATTATGACAGGGAGATGGAGCTGGACAGAAACCCCCCATTCAATTcccaaaatgaaaatacaaCCAGCTATGGACACCACAAAGCTTCACTCCTCCAGAATATCTCACAATTCATTGGTCAGTTTGttaattgtataaaatgtatattcaatTGGAGGAAAGCTCTGCCTGAAAGACAGAGAGATGATGAGTGGAGCCTGATCGATGAAGTCGATAACGTGTGA
- the LOC128483955 gene encoding homeodomain-interacting protein kinase 4-like: protein MKNPKSMSDLYNVIDVLGKGSFGEVVKCQKRDSGKQVAIKILKYDCSSNYAIEHEIEMLNALRKVDVEKFNILQFYEHFHDDSKHYMVFELLQKNLFQYQEEIGFAPLPVRHIRTISSQVLIALSKLSELSIIHADLKPENIVLVDQDRYPFRVKVIDFGCSYNSNEVRGMKEPCIQTLFYRAPEILLGLPFSEKVDMWSLGCIMAELHLGAPLYPGRTEYDQVRYICETQGLPKSHLLDTASKAPRFFNRKAGFQWALKTVDEYQMETRVKPAEWRKYIFKSLDHLQFIKYASFVNGNTEMLAKYSEQKDMVEIIKCMLTWDSHERINPEAAMNHQFISRQHLRTNYTFTKHYQFVPESLSDSMKKETGQHFDAPPDICDGTKDLAYYDREMELDRKPPFNSQNENTTSYGHHKASLLQNISRYIGQFVNCIKCIFNWRKALPERQRDDEWSLIDEVDNV, encoded by the coding sequence ATGAAGAATCCCAAATCTATGAGCGATTTATACAATGTGATTGATGTACTTGGCAAAGGTTCCTTCGGTGAAGTTGTTAAATGCCAGAAAAGGGATTCTGGCAAGCAGGTGGCTATAAAAATCCTAAAGTATGATTGCTCCAGCAATTATGCCATTGAACATGAGATTGAGATGCTGAATGCTTTAAGGAAAGTGGATGTAGAAAAGTTTAATATCCTGCAATTCTACGAACATTTTCATGATGACAGCAAACATTATATGGTTTTCGAGTTActgcaaaaaaatctatttcagtACCAGGAGGAGATTGGATTTGCTCCACTTCCAGTGAGGCACATAAGGACTATCTCCTCTCAGGTATTAATAGCTCTGTCCAAGTTAAGTGAGCTTTCTATTATTCATGCAGACTTGAAGCCAGAAAATATTGTGCTGGTTGACCAGGACAGATACCCGTTTAGAGTTAAAGTTATTGATTTTGGCTGTTCTTATAACTCTAATGAGGTGAGGGGCATGAAGGAGCCATGTATCCAAACTCTCTTTTACAGAGCCCCTGAGATCCTTCTAGGATTACCTTTCAGTGAAAAGGTGGACATGTGGTCTCTTGGCTGCATTATGGCTGAGCTTCATCTTGGGGCTCCTCTTTACCCAGGACGTACTGAATACGACCAAGTACGCTACATCTGTGAGACCCAAGGTTTACCAAAAAGCCATTTGCTTGACACAGCCAGTAAGGCACCCCGTTTCTTCAATAGAAAAGCAGGATTCCAATGGGCACTTAAAACTGTGGATGAGTACCAAATGGAGACCAGGGTGAAGCCAGCAGAATGGAGGAAATATATCTTCAAATCCTTGGATCATCTTCAATTCATAAAGTATGCCAGCTTTGTTAATGGAAACACAGAAATGCTGGCTAAGTATAGCGAACAAAAAGATATGGTGGAAATCATCAAGTGCATGCTGACGTGGGATTCCCATGAAAGAATCAATCCAGAAGCAGCCATGAACCATCAATTTATCAGCCGACAGCATCTAAGAACAAACTATACATTCACCAAACACTACCAGTTTGTTCCGGAAAGCTTAAGTGACTCTATGAAGAAAGAGACGGGCCAGCATTTTGATGCACCACCTGACATTTGTGATGGCACTAAGGATCTTGCCTATTATGACAGGGAGATGGAGCTGGACAGAAAACCCCCATTCAATTcccaaaatgaaaatacaaCCAGCTATGGACACCACAAGGCTTCACTCCTCCAGAATATCTCACGATACATCGGTCAGTTTGttaattgtataaaatgtatattcaatTGGAGGAAAGCTCTGCCTGAAAGACAGAGAGATGATGAGTGGAGCCTGATCGATGAAGTCGATAACGTGTGA